The Sandaracinus amylolyticus genomic interval GACTGCCCGCGCCGATCACGCCGATCGTGATGCGCGGGCGGCCGCTCGATCGCGCGCGGCGCGCGCGGGCGGGCATGGACGACGCGTTCGTGGACGCGCTCGATCGCTGGACGCCGTGATCAGTCGGGGCGCAGCACCGCGAGCCGCACCACGTCGGCGCGGTTCGCGGCGCCGAGACGCTTCATCACCGACGCGAGCAGGTTGCGCACCGTGTTCGGAGAGAGCTCGAGCGCGCTCGCGATCGCCGCGTTGGTGTGCCCGAGCGCGACGTGCTCCACGATCTGGCGCTGGCGCGGCGTGAGCCGGCCGTCGCTGCACACGAGGCGCGCCATCACCGCCGCGCGGGGTGCGCCGTCGAGCCGTGCGTGCAGCGCGTCGCCCGCCGCGAGCATCGGCGCGAGCGCGCGCAGCAGCGAGAGCTCGGCCTCGTCGTAGGGGCGATCACGCCACCGCACGAGCACGAGCAGCGCGACGATCCGCCCTCGGACCACGAGGTGCACGAGCGCCGTCGCGCGAGGACGGCGACCGAGCGCGGCACGCATCGCGGCGTCGAACGCGACGCGCGCGGCACCGCGCGTGGGCAGCGCCTCGCGATCGCTCGCGACCCCGCCGCGCGCCAGCGCGACGTCGCGCAGCCGGCCGAGCTCGACCGCCCACGCGTCCCAGCGAACGGTGCTCGCCGCGAGCCGCGCGGGGTCGAGGCCACGCACCGCCGCGGTCTCGAGCGGCACCCGCGGCGAGCCCGCGTGCATCATCGCCGCGTCGAACAGACCGCGCGCCGCGAGCGCGTCGAGCACGCCGTCGCGATACGTGCGCAGATCGGGCGCGCTCGCGGCGAGGAGCGCGATGCATCGTGCGAGGTCGTCCACGCGCATGGTACGAACGTACCACGGAGGCTGCGTACGGGGCCGCCCACAGTCGTGCTCATGACGACGACCTCGAGCTCTGCTTCCCTCGCACGTCGAAGCTCCTCTGCCGTGGCGCAGGCGAGCGATCTGCCGCCCTGGCTCGACCGCGCGAGCTACCCGTGGACCCCGCGCACGTTCGAGACCTCCGAGGGTCGGATGCGCTACCTCGACGAGGGCGAGGGCCCGACCGTGCTGCTCGTGCACGGGACGCCCTCGTGGTCCTTCGAGTGGCGCGAGGTCGTGCGCGCGCTCGCGCCGCGCCATCGCGTGATCGCGCCCGATCACCTCGGCTTCGGGCTCTCCGACAAGCCCGACGCGCCCGAGATCCTCGCGCCCGCCGATCACGCGCGACGCCTGCGCGCGCTGGTGAGCGCGCTCGAGCTACGCGACGTCGTGCTCGTCGTGCACGACTTCGGAGGCCCGATCGGGCTGCCGCTCGCGCTCGAAGAGGGCTCGCCGGTGCGCGCCGTCGTCGTGACGAACACGTGGATGTGGGCGCACGAGGATCCCAAGGTCGCGCGCCTCTCGCGCTTCGTCGCGTCGCCGCTCGGGCGCTGGCTCTATCGTCGGCTCAACGCGTCGCCGCGATGGCTCGTGCCTGCGTCGATGGGCGATCGCAGCAAGCTGACGCGCGACGCGCACCGCCACTACCTCGCGCCCTTCGGCTCGTGGGCGGAGCGCGCGGCGCCTTGGAAGCTCGGCGTCGAGCTCGCGGGGTCGAGCCCGTACTACGCGTCGCTGTGGGCGAAGCGGAGCGCGCTCGCGAACGTGCCGCTCGAGATCGTCTGGGGCACGCGCGATCCCGCGTTCACGACGCGCGAGCTCGAGCGCTGGCAGCAGAGCTTCGCGCACGCGCGGACGCACACGCTCGACGTCGGGCACTTCGTCGCCGAGGAGGCGCCGCAGGCGCTCGCGTCGGTGATCGCGTCGGTCGCGAGCCGCTGATCCTCTGCTATCTCCGTGCGTGGCCCGCGCGTGGGTGCTGAACCTCGACGCCGAGCACGAGCTCGAGCTCGGCCGTCGCTACACGCCGTCGCGCGAGCTGCGCGCGCGGGTGCGCGCGATCGGGACGGCCCTCGCGCGCTCGCTCGAGCACGGCGACGTGGTGATCGCGCCGGACGAGGACGTGTCGGTCGACGTCGCGTCGTTCGTGCCGCGCGCGTGGTGCCCCACGCCGCGCGCGCTCGAGGTGCTCGCGAGCGTGGGTGCGCCGATCGACGATGCGCCCTCGTTCGAGACGCTGCGCACGGTGAACGAGCGCGGCTTCGCGGCGACGCTCGCGGGCGACGAGCTGCCCGGATGTCTGCGCGCGACCGAGCTCGGCGCGATCGAAGCGCACGTCGCGCGTCCCGGCCCGAGCGGCGCGTGGCTGCTCAAGCGCGCGTTCGGCGTCGCGGGGCGTGGCCAGCGCCCGCTTCGTCCGGGCGCGATCTCGGACGCGGATCGCGCGTGGATCGTCGCGTCGTTGCGCCGCGGTGCGCTCTACGTCGAGCCGCGCGTCGAGATCATCCGAGAGCTCTCGGTGCACGCGTGGGCGACGTGCGGCGTGCACGTGCGCTCGATCCGCGAACAACACGTGCAGGACCGCGCATGGCTGGGCAGCGAGCTCGCGCGCGATCTCCCGAGCGCGATCGAGAACCCGCTGATCGACACCACGGAGCGCGTCGGGCGCGCGCTGATCGAAGCGGGCTATCACGGCCCGTTCGGCGTCGACGCGTACCTGTGGCGCGCGTCGAGCGGTGCGATCGCGGTGCGCACGCTCGGCGAGATCAACGCGCGCTACTGCATGGGCTGGGACGCGCGCGACGGCTGGGATCCACCCTGATAGCCTGGCGCGCATGATCGAAGAGCTCGTCTCGACGGTGATCTTCGGCGCGGAGACCCTCGCGCTCGTCGCGCTCGTCGTGTGGGGGCGCTGGGTCGGGAAGCAGCTCGGCGGCGGGTGGCGCGTCGCATCGTACCTGCCAATCGTCGCGATCATGCTGCAATTCGCGGGGATC includes:
- a CDS encoding helix-turn-helix transcriptional regulator produces the protein MRVDDLARCIALLAASAPDLRTYRDGVLDALAARGLFDAAMMHAGSPRVPLETAAVRGLDPARLAASTVRWDAWAVELGRLRDVALARGGVASDREALPTRGAARVAFDAAMRAALGRRPRATALVHLVVRGRIVALLVLVRWRDRPYDEAELSLLRALAPMLAAGDALHARLDGAPRAAVMARLVCSDGRLTPRQRQIVEHVALGHTNAAIASALELSPNTVRNLLASVMKRLGAANRADVVRLAVLRPD
- a CDS encoding alpha/beta fold hydrolase, encoding MAQASDLPPWLDRASYPWTPRTFETSEGRMRYLDEGEGPTVLLVHGTPSWSFEWREVVRALAPRHRVIAPDHLGFGLSDKPDAPEILAPADHARRLRALVSALELRDVVLVVHDFGGPIGLPLALEEGSPVRAVVVTNTWMWAHEDPKVARLSRFVASPLGRWLYRRLNASPRWLVPASMGDRSKLTRDAHRHYLAPFGSWAERAAPWKLGVELAGSSPYYASLWAKRSALANVPLEIVWGTRDPAFTTRELERWQQSFAHARTHTLDVGHFVAEEAPQALASVIASVASR